ACGCCTCGTGGCGGGCGATGAGCCGGGTGATGCGGGCCTGCTCGTCGGGCGCGCAGTACCAGACCTCGTCGAGCAGGTCGCGGACGGCCGCCCAGGGCCCGATGCGCAGCAGCAGGTAGTTTCCCTCGGTCACCACCAGCGGCACGTCCGGCGGGATCGGGATGGCGCTGGCGATCGGCTCCTCGATGTCGCGCAGGAACAGCGGGGCGTACACGGTGGTGTCCTGCCCGTCGCGCAGCCGGCGCAGCAAGGCTACGTACCCGGCGGCGTCGAACGTGTCGTGGGCGCCCTTGCGCTCGCGCCGCCCGAGCCGGACCAGCTCCGCGTTGGCCAGGTGGAAGCCGTCCATCGGCACCAGGCAGGCGCTCCCGTCTAGGGCGGCCACGATCCGCTCGGCCAGCGTCGACTTGCCGGCCCCTGGCGGACCGGTGATGCCGAGGATCGTCCGGGTGCCCCGCCGCGCCAGGGCCCGCGCCCGCTCGACCAGGGCGTCGAAGCTCGACTCCACCGGTGGCGTCATCCGCACCTCCGTCGATCGGTCCAACCGGTTATCTCACCAGGGTGCGTCGCCGGATCGCCCCGCCCGCGGCCGCGGCGGTTGCCTCGCCTGAGTCCCGGACGGCGGCTTCACCTGTTCGGGCGCGATCGCTGGCGCTCACCCCCGCAGTCCCGGCGCAGCGGACCCGGATCGCCCGGAACACCGGCGTCGCTCCTCCAGAGCCGACGGTTCCTCAACCGTCAGTGCGCCGCAGCGGTCCCCAGTCGTGGCTCTGGTCCTCCACCAGGGCCGTGGCCTCGGCGATCGCCTCCTCGCCGATCCATGCCACCGCCCGCTGGCAGGACACCAGCGGCTCGTTGTCCGGGCCGCGGTCCACCTCCTCGCCCTCCAGCACCCACGGCCGCACCTGTGGACCCTTCTCGCGGGGCAGGTGGCAGTAGTCGTGCAACCGCCGTGCCACCCACAGCCGTACCGGCCGGTCGCCCCACCATGCGGCGACGTCCAGCGGGTTCGCGGAAAGCCCCGACATGCGGGTGCCGGTCAGGTCGTCCCGGCTCTGCCCGCGGGCGTCCGCCTCAGGCCCTCGGGACCAGCGCACGAACAACCCGCGACGGTGCGTCACCAGGTCGACGAGTTCCGCGAGGGTGCGCAGCGTCGGCAGCTCTTGTTCGGACACGACTGGTCCTCCTTCCCCGTCAGGGACCCGATTACCGCGCCGGGACCCGGCTGGTTGGGTCGAGCCCGGTGCGCAGCCGCCACCCGAGCAGCGCCAGGCCGAGCGCGGTGCGACGCTCGTGGTCGGCCAGCGGGAGAGCGCCGAGGACCGACTCGATGCGCGCGAGCCGGTTGTACAGCGTCTGGCGGCGCACGCCGAGCGCTGCCGCGGCTGCCGTCTTCGACAACCCGTGCGTGAGGTACGCGTCGAGCGTGCGCACCAGGTCGGTGCCGTGCGTGGCGTCGTGGTCGAGCAGCGGCCCCAGTTGCTCGCGCAGGAACCGGCCCAGCTCGGCGTCCCGGTCCAGCCGCGCCAGCAGCCGGTACACGCCGACGTCCCGGGCGAGCAGCACCCGGTTCCGGGCGCCCAGCCGGCGCGCGATCCCGACCGCTTCCCGCGCTTCGGCCAGGGACCGGCCGAGCGCGGTGGGATCCCCGGGCGCGCCGGCCGCCACCGCGAGCAGGACGTGCCCGCGCCCGAGTTCCTCGGCGAGCGCAGCCAGCCTGGTCCGCAGCTCATCCTCCCCGCCGGGCGCGGTGGTGACCGCGACCACGTCGTGATCGATCTGGGCCACCAGGCACGGCCCGAAGCTCGTCCGGGTCACCGCCGCCACCTCGGTGCGGATCGCATGGCCCGACGCCCGCCGTTCCACGGCGACCGCCAGGCCGAACACCGGCCGGCCCGGCGCCATGGGGAACCCGGCGAGCTCGCCGCGGCGGCCCAACTCGGCCGCTGAGATCACGCGCCCGGAGAGCAGGTCCTGGATCAGCGCCTGGGCCATGCGGTCGCGGTCCGCGACGTCCCCGGCCCGCAGCAGCTCCAGCGCCACCGCCGTCGTGGCCCGTTCCAGCACGGCCGCGCGCCGGGCGGTACGGCGGCCCACCAGCAGCAGCCTCCCCCACACCTGGCCGTGCACCCGTACCGGCTGGGCGAGCCAACCGCGGCCGTCCGGGTCCACGCGTCCCGGTTCGACCGCGGGGCCGTCCGAGCCGGACGACGCGACCAGGCGGCCGTCCGTGGCGACCAGGTGCGCGGGGCAGCCGGCGAGCGCGGCCACGGTGGCGAGCAGCTCGGGCAGGCCGCGGCGGCTCAGGACGGCGCCGAGCAGCTCCTGCCAGATCAGCTCGCCGAGCCGCAGGGACGCGACCCGGCGGCGCAGCAGCAGCTCATGGAACGCCTCCACGATGGCGGCGAACGGCACGACCTGGTGCAGCGCGATGAGCGGCAGGTCCCGGCGGCGGGCCGCCTCCAGCACCGGCGCGGGCACCTCGCCGAACGTGCGGCCCAGTTCGAGCGCGAGCGCGCTCAGCCCGGCGTCGGCGAGCGCGTCCACGTACGCGGCCTGCGCCCGCGCCGTCCGGCCGTGCAGCCCGAGACCGGTGGTGAGCAGCAGCTCCCCGCCGCGCAGCAGCGGCCCCATCTCGTAGATCTCCGAGGAGTGCACCCAGCGGACCGTGCAAGTCCCCGGGTCGCCGTGCAGCACCTCGGGCGCCGCCGCGGCGACCGCGGGCAGCGCGAGCACCTCGGCCAGGGTGGGAAGCACGCGCTCCAGTCTCGGGCCGGTCTGGACGATCTGTCCAACACAAGACGTGGAGGCTTGACGGGATGACCCTTGTCGTGTCTCGCCTGCCCGCGCACCATCGGGCGGGCACCACTTGGCCGAGCCGGCGGTGGCATCCGGAAGGGGAAGCGCGTGGGTGACGACCGGTACATGCGACTCGCGATCGAGCAGGCCCGGCTCGGGCTCGCCGAAGGCGGGATCCCGATCGGCGCGGCGCTCGTGGCGGACGGGAAGGTGCTCGGCGTCGGGCGCAACCGGCGGGTGCAGCTGGGCAGCGTCATCCGGCACGGCGAGACCGACTGCCTGGAGAACGCCGGCCGGCTGCCGGCCCGGGTGTACCAGCGGTCCACGCTCTACACGACCCTGTCGCCGTGTTATCTGTGCGCGGGCGCGGTCCTGCTGTACGGGATCCCGCGCGTGGTCATCGGCGAGAACCGCACCTTCACCGCCTCCGAAGGCCTGCTCCGCCAGCACGGCGTCGAACTGGTCGTGCTCGACCTGGACGAATGCGTCCAGATGATGCGCGACTTCATCGCCGCCAACCCCGCGCTCTGGCACGAGGACATCGGCGTGGCGGACTGACCACCCACACCCCGAGGAGGGCCCGTGACCCACCTGCTGACCGCGCCCCCGGACGCCGCCCACGGCGAGCACGCCCTGGACCCGGTGCCTGACTCCCAGCGCGTGTCGACCGCCATGCACCAGTTTTGGATCTGGGCCGGGGCGAACATCGCCCCGATCAACTGGGTGCTCGGCGCGCTCGGCATCGTGCTGGGTCTGAGCCTTGCCGATACCGTGCTGGTGCTGGTGCTCGGCAACGTCCTCGGCATGTCCGTGTTCGGGTTTTTCGTGCTGATGGGCCAGCGGACCGGCGTGAGCCAGATGGTGCTGGCGCGCAGCGCGTTCGGTCGGCGCGGCGCGTACCTGCCGGCGATCATCCAGGGCGTCACGTCGGCCGGTTGGTGCGCGATCAACACCTGGATCATCCTCGACCTGGTGCTCGCGCTGCTCGGGCAGCTCGGTGTCCAGGGCGGCCTCACCCTGAAGATCGCGACTGTCCTGGTGATCATGGCCGTCCAGGTGGCGATCGCCGCCTTCGGCTTCCGGGCGATCGCGGTGTTCGAGAAGTACACCGTGCCGGCCACCCTCGTCGTGCTGGTCGCGATGACGGCGGTCGCCTGGACCCGGATGGGCGTGGACTGGGGGTACGCGGGAGCGGGGCTGACCGGGCGCGAGCGGATCAGCGCGATGAGCACGGTGATGACCGCGATCGGCGTCGGTTGGGGGGTCGGCTGGCTCGCGTACGCCTCGGACTACTCCCGGTTCGTGCCGCGCGACATGCCACGGCGCAAGCTGTACGCGGCCAGTGCGCTCGGCCAGTTCATCCCGGTCATCTGGCTCGGCGTCCTGGGTGCTTCGGTCGCCACGATCAGCAAGCGGGCAGACCCCGGAGAGCTCATCGTCCAGGCGTTCGGCGCGCTCGCGATCCCGGTGCTGCTGTTGGTCATCCACGGCCCGATCGCCACGAACATCCTCAACATCTACAGCTGCTCGCTGTGCGCCCTGACCCTCGACTGGAAGGTGTCGCGCAAGGCGGTCGCGTACGGCGTGGGGGTGTTCGCCACGGTCTTCACGATCGTCCTGGTATTCCAGGACAGCTTCGCGCACGCGCTCGACGCCTGGCTGGCCGGCCTCATCGTGTGGGTGGCCCCGTGGGCGACCGTCATGGCGGTCCACTACTACGGGTTCCGGCGCCAGCAGGTCGACGTGGCCGCGCTGTACGATCGCGGCTCCCGGCTGGGTGACATCCGTTGGGACGCGATGATTGCCTTCCTCGCCGGCATCGCGGCCACCTGGTGCTTCGCGTACGGCGTGCCGGAGTTGCTGCAGGGGCCGGGCGCGAAGATGCTCGGCAACGTCGACCTGTCCTGGCTGGCCGGCTCCCTGGTCGCGGGCTCCCTGTACGCCGTGCTCGGCCGCGGGCGTTGAGCCGGTTTCCGGGCCCGGCGCCGGATCGGCCGCGCCGGGCCTTGCGGCGCTATCACGGGATCGCCCCTTCGGGCGGGTCGTCCGGGCCGGTGTCCGGCTGGTGAGGGCAGGCCGGTCAGCGCCTCGGCCGGGCTCGGAGCCTTGTGACTGATCGGACAGCCCCGGTCGCAAGTTGATCTGTTTTTTATGATAATTGCCGGACTCCTCGGCTAAGACGGCATGTTCGAGGCGGAAGCGCTGGCGTGCGCTCCTGGCGTTCCGGTCAACGTCGGTGGGGCTGGTCACCGGCTCCCGTTCGGCCCGCACGCGGGCGAGCCGGAGCATATGGGCGTGCTCGGCGTGACCGGGTCGAGTTGACCGTTGTGATCGCCCTCTTCCCGGCGCTGCGCCCTTGGCCGGTCCCGGCGGTCACCGGCTGAGGGTTGGGTGGTCACCGGTTGCGGCCCGGACCTGCCCGGCACGCGATTCGTGTGCCGGGCATATGAATGGCACCTGAATAATTTGGTTTTGTTTATTTCAAAATACTTGTAATAATAACCATTATGGCAACCAAGCCGTCCAAAACCGATCGGGCGCTCGCCAGCGTCACACGGATGGCTGTCCTCGATGCCCTGCGCCGGGCGAACGAGCCGATGACCGTCCAGCAGATCGCCGAGGAACTCGGTCTGCACCCCAACACGATCCGGTTCCACCTCGGCCGGCTGGCCCAGGCCGACCTGGTACGGGAGGATCAAGCCGATCCGACCGGCCCCGGCCGGCCCCGCATGGTCTACACGGCGGCCCCGGCAACGAAGGGCGCGGAACAGGAAACCGCCTACCGGCTGCTGGCGGAGATCCTCGCCAGCTACCTGGCCGAGACCTCACCCTCTCCTGCGGCCGTCGCGACCGCGGCGGGCCAGGAGTGGGGACGCTATCTGGTCGAGCGGCCCGCCCCGTTCGCCAAGATGACCCGGGAGGAGGCGATCGATCGGGTCTTGGCCATGCTCGCTCAGCTCGGCTTCGAGCCCGAGCTCGACGGCGGTCGCCTGCTGCTCCGCGCCTGCCCCTTCCGGGCGGTGGCCGACCGCCGGCCGGACGTGACTTGCTCGGTGCACCTGGGATTGATGCGCGGCGCCCTCGCGGAGATGGGCGCACCGGTCGAGATCGTCAACCTGCAGCCGTTCTCCGCGCCCCACCCGTGCGTCGCCAACCTGAGCGAGAGCGATGCGTCGCATGCCGAGGCGGGACCAGCCCGGACATAGCGCCGGATGGAGTGACCTCCCGAAGCCGAGCCAGCCCCGGAACCCGTGATCAGCGGGCGCCCGCGGCCACAGCGGGTCCGTCAGCGGTCTCGAACACGCGCTCCGGTCGGTGAAGCGGCTCTGACGGCGCCCCACCCCGCCGCTCGGCAGCGTGAGCGGCGGGGTGCGAATCGACAGCACGGATGGGTTTCCGCGTCGCTCGTCCTGTATCCGGGCGAGGACAGGTCAGCTGAGAAGGACGGTGGCTGCTCCTGCGCCGATCAGGGCGATGGCCCAGACCAGGTCGAGGTTGACCCACGCGGTGCGCAGGAAGCGCAGTCCGAGCACCTGGTACACCAGCAGCGCGACCGCTCCTGCTGTGGCGGTCATGGCGACGGTGTGTACGACGGTCGCGGTGCCGGCGTGCAGCAGGGCGTCGGTGATGCCGGTCGCCGTCGCGGACATCTCCGCCCCGCCGGGTGCGTGGTGATGCCCGGCGTGCGGGTGCCCGCCCGGCTGGCTGAGGAGCACGGGCAGCAGCATCAGCCCGGCCCCGTGCACCGAGGACATGAGAAACGACCAGCCAGTGAGCTGGAGGGCGGACAACCGCATGCCCGCCCACCGGAAGTGCCGCTGGGAGAGCAGCCGCCACAGGCCGAAGGCGACCAGGAGCAGCCCGCCCCCGACGGCGACCACCCGCGAGGCGAGCAGGGAGCCGGACACGGTGACCACGGCGGCGGCGATCCCGACCGAGGCGGCGTGCCCCACGGCGATCGCGGGGAGGGCCCGGGCCAGGGCGGCCCGGGACCGGTCCTGCAACGCCAGCGCGACCGCGAACAGCCACCCCATGCCCGGGTTCAGCCCGTGGAACGCGCCGAGTCCGGCCAGCGCGGCCCACTCGGCGACGCTCATGGGTAGCAGTAGGAGTCCGAGGACGCATCCCCGCCCTGCAGGCGGGTCTGGTGCACCCGCCGCCCGCGGAACTCCTCCCCGTGGGGGAAGAACCGCTCGTCCAGCCGCAGCCCGCCCTGGGAGGGGTCCACGTCGAGCTTGGCCAGCCAGGCGCCCACGCCGTCGGGGTAGA
This window of the Carbonactinospora thermoautotrophica genome carries:
- a CDS encoding helix-turn-helix transcriptional regulator — protein: MATKPSKTDRALASVTRMAVLDALRRANEPMTVQQIAEELGLHPNTIRFHLGRLAQADLVREDQADPTGPGRPRMVYTAAPATKGAEQETAYRLLAEILASYLAETSPSPAAVATAAGQEWGRYLVERPAPFAKMTREEAIDRVLAMLAQLGFEPELDGGRLLLRACPFRAVADRRPDVTCSVHLGLMRGALAEMGAPVEIVNLQPFSAPHPCVANLSESDASHAEAGPART
- a CDS encoding purine-cytosine permease family protein: MTHLLTAPPDAAHGEHALDPVPDSQRVSTAMHQFWIWAGANIAPINWVLGALGIVLGLSLADTVLVLVLGNVLGMSVFGFFVLMGQRTGVSQMVLARSAFGRRGAYLPAIIQGVTSAGWCAINTWIILDLVLALLGQLGVQGGLTLKIATVLVIMAVQVAIAAFGFRAIAVFEKYTVPATLVVLVAMTAVAWTRMGVDWGYAGAGLTGRERISAMSTVMTAIGVGWGVGWLAYASDYSRFVPRDMPRRKLYAASALGQFIPVIWLGVLGASVATISKRADPGELIVQAFGALAIPVLLLVIHGPIATNILNIYSCSLCALTLDWKVSRKAVAYGVGVFATVFTIVLVFQDSFAHALDAWLAGLIVWVAPWATVMAVHYYGFRRQQVDVAALYDRGSRLGDIRWDAMIAFLAGIAATWCFAYGVPELLQGPGAKMLGNVDLSWLAGSLVAGSLYAVLGRGR
- a CDS encoding nucleoside/nucleotide kinase family protein, which gives rise to MTPPVESSFDALVERARALARRGTRTILGITGPPGAGKSTLAERIVAALDGSACLVPMDGFHLANAELVRLGRRERKGAHDTFDAAGYVALLRRLRDGQDTTVYAPLFLRDIEEPIASAIPIPPDVPLVVTEGNYLLLRIGPWAAVRDLLDEVWYCAPDEQARITRLIARHEAYGKPPEAARAWALGSDQRNAELVAETRDLADLLVRLP
- a CDS encoding DUF6098 family protein, which translates into the protein MSEQELPTLRTLAELVDLVTHRRGLFVRWSRGPEADARGQSRDDLTGTRMSGLSANPLDVAAWWGDRPVRLWVARRLHDYCHLPREKGPQVRPWVLEGEEVDRGPDNEPLVSCQRAVAWIGEEAIAEATALVEDQSHDWGPLRRTDG
- a CDS encoding nucleoside deaminase, which gives rise to MGDDRYMRLAIEQARLGLAEGGIPIGAALVADGKVLGVGRNRRVQLGSVIRHGETDCLENAGRLPARVYQRSTLYTTLSPCYLCAGAVLLYGIPRVVIGENRTFTASEGLLRQHGVELVVLDLDECVQMMRDFIAANPALWHEDIGVAD
- a CDS encoding PucR family transcriptional regulator codes for the protein MLPTLAEVLALPAVAAAAPEVLHGDPGTCTVRWVHSSEIYEMGPLLRGGELLLTTGLGLHGRTARAQAAYVDALADAGLSALALELGRTFGEVPAPVLEAARRRDLPLIALHQVVPFAAIVEAFHELLLRRRVASLRLGELIWQELLGAVLSRRGLPELLATVAALAGCPAHLVATDGRLVASSGSDGPAVEPGRVDPDGRGWLAQPVRVHGQVWGRLLLVGRRTARRAAVLERATTAVALELLRAGDVADRDRMAQALIQDLLSGRVISAAELGRRGELAGFPMAPGRPVFGLAVAVERRASGHAIRTEVAAVTRTSFGPCLVAQIDHDVVAVTTAPGGEDELRTRLAALAEELGRGHVLLAVAAGAPGDPTALGRSLAEAREAVGIARRLGARNRVLLARDVGVYRLLARLDRDAELGRFLREQLGPLLDHDATHGTDLVRTLDAYLTHGLSKTAAAAALGVRRQTLYNRLARIESVLGALPLADHERRTALGLALLGWRLRTGLDPTSRVPAR